A section of the Castanea sativa cultivar Marrone di Chiusa Pesio chromosome 12, ASM4071231v1 genome encodes:
- the LOC142620234 gene encoding uncharacterized protein LOC142620234, translating to MSYESMGEALMEKYGVEVDRSRLYRARKRGKGEDVGSHSNSYKKLAKYAQLVRQTNTGSYVKMQLDRVDITQNPTFKRFFVCFEAMRKGFVEGCRPFIGLDGCHLKGNFGGVLLAAVSLGGNNGLFPIAYGVVECECKDSWGWFLTCLETIISQSSSGVPYVIMSDKQKIYMDIKVGLIEAIPDVMPECQVRHCTRHLYNNFRGKHSGLALRDNFWHAVKANNLFLFEKAMQSLQKLSKEAFDWLDEKPKSQWARNAFDPRSVSPHITNNMTESFNRWVDDLWGKTILTLVEQVRLNLMEKLHERYTNGCNWETKVTPQAWEKIELAKKDSLFCKLIPAGNDEFQVIDGYTSFAVNLWIKKCPCGVWEISGLPCKHAAKCITYKRADIQDYCDPFYSTSIYIHAYSQILHPMPDIDMLPKGELETGQYTVLPPKRKKLIGRPKKKRKREQGEHAPRLQEARRSCIVRCTSCKEFGHNKRTCQGAAVGSAGRSKGKKGQNVSWYMFSLRN from the exons ATGTCTTATGAAAGCATGGGAGAAGCTTTGATGGAAAAGTATGGGGTTGAGGTTGATAGAAGTAGATTGTATAGAGcaagaaagagaggaaagggAGAGGATGTAGGTAGCCATTCTAATAGTTATAAGAAGCTTGCCAAGTATGCTCAGCTTGTAAGGCAAACCAATACTGGAAGCTATGTGAAGATGCAATTAGATAGGGTTGATATTACACAAAATCCTACATTCAAGAGGTTCTTTGTGTGCTTTGAAGCTATGAGGAAGGGTTTTGTTGAAGGTTGTAGGCCTTTTATAGGACTAGATGGTTGCCACTTGAAAGGAAATTTTGGTGGAGTGCTATTGGCAGCAGTTTCACTCGGTGGAAACAATGGCCTATTTCCAATTGCTTATGGGGTGGTGGAATGTGAGTGTAAAGACAGCTGGGGATGGTTTCTTACATGCTTGGAAACCATTATCAGTCAAAGTTCATCAGGAGTTCCATATGTTATTATGTCAGATAAACAAAAGATATATATGGATATTAAagtt GGCTTGATTGAAGCTATTCCTGATGTTATGCCTGAGTGTCAAGTTAGGCATTGTACAAGACATTTGTATAACAACTTTAGAGGAAAACATTCTGGGCTAGCATTGAGGGATAATTTTTGGCATGCAGTAAAAGCAAATAATCTATTCCTTTTTGAGAAAGCTATGCAAAGTCTCCAAAAATTATCAAAGGAAGCATTTGATTGGTTGGATGAAAAACCTAAGTCACAATGGGCTAGAAATGCATTTGACCCAAGATCTGTTAGTCCACACATCACAAACAACATGACAGAGTCTTTTAATAGGTGGGTTGATGATTTGTGGGGGAAGACAATATTGACGTTGGTGGAGCAAGTGAGGCTTAATCTAATGGAAAAGCTACATGAGCGATACACTAATGGATGCAATTGGGAAACAAAGGTCACACCACAAGCATGGGAAAAGATTGAGTTGGCTAAAAAAGATTCATTATTCTGTAAACTTATACCAGCAGGCAATGATGAGTTTCAAGTAATAGATGGTTATACAAGTTTTGCAGTAAACTTATGGATCAAAAAATGTCCTTGTGGTGTTTGGGAAATTAGTGGCTTGCCTTGCAAGCATGCAGCAAaatgtatcacatacaaaaggGCGGACATTCAAGATTATTGTGATCCATTCTACTCCACGAGCATATACATTCATGCCTATAGCCAAATCCTTCACCCAATGCCTGATATTGATATGTTACCTAAGGGTGAGTTGGAAACAGGCCAATACACTGTGCTTCCTCCAAAACGGAAAAAGTTGATTGGTAGacctaagaagaagagaaaaagagagcaaGGTGAACATGCACCAAGGTTACAAGAAGCAAGGAGGTCATGCATTGTGAGGTGTACTTCTTGCAAAGAGTTTGGTCACAACAAGAGGACATGCCAGGGAGCTGCAGTTGGTAGTGCAGGCAGAAGCAAAGGGAAGAAAGGGCAAAATGTAAGTTGGTACATGTTCAGTTTAAGAAATTAG
- the LOC142619123 gene encoding uncharacterized protein LOC142619123 — MKFECSELNIWKEALSSYSTRIESLNKPNLISFDDFYRNQLPPILRNRNPNPYITTAELSKLMQWKLTRGKWRPRLLDFVSSLDEAVVKSASEKAFRLLPDVSKAVSELTVLKGVGPATASAVLAAYAPDVAPFMSDEAMVAALGNSKDYSLKQYLLFANKLQAKAKELSSENETFTPSDVERALWSSAMETKQLASHPDADSKVKPSKSSKRKRKP, encoded by the exons atgaaattcgAGTGCTCTGAGCTGAATATATGGAAAGAAGCTCTCTCTTCCTACTCAACTCGCATAGAATCCCTTAACAAACCCAACCTGATTTCCTTTGACGACTTTTACCGCAACCAACTCCCTCCGATTCTTCGCAACCGAAACCCTAACCCTTACATCACCACCGCCGAGCTCTCCAAACTCATGCAATGGAAGCTCACTCGTGGCAAATggag gccgCGTTTGTTGGATTTCGTTTCGTCTTTGGACGAGGCGGTAGTGAAATCGGCGTCCGAAAAGGCATTCCGATTACTTCCTGATGTTTCCAAGGCTGTGTCTGAGCTCACAGTGCTCAAAGGCGTCGGTCCCGCCACCGCCTCCGCCGTTCTGGCTGCTTACGCGCCGGACGTGGCGCCGTTCATGTCCGACGAG GCTATGGTGGCGGCACTTGGTAACTCAAAAGATTATTCACTGAAGCAGTACCTGTTATTCGCGAATAAACTCCAGGCTAAAGCAAAG GAATTAAGTTCAGAAAACGAAACCTTTACACCATCAGATGTAGAAAGAGCACTGTGGAGTTCTGCTATGGAGACCAAGCAGCTAGCTTCACATCCAGATGCAGACTCCAAGGTTAAACCTAGTAAAAGCtccaagagaaagagaaagccTTGA
- the LOC142619461 gene encoding squalene monooxygenase SE2-like, translating to MVAVALDQYALGATIVVSVFALVVAIYTFVAAKKKVAGEAPTEAVNCVVSAANGECRSANAAADVIIVGAGVAGSALAHTLGKDGRRVHVIERDLTEPDRIVGELLQPGGYLKLIELGLEDCVNEIDAQRVFGYALFKDGKNTRLSYPLEKFHSDVSGRSFHNGRFIMRMREKSASLPNVRLEQGTVTSLLEENGTVKGVQYKTKDGKEMTAYAPLTVVCDGCFSNLRRSLCNPQVDIPSCFVGLVLENCELPYANHGHVILADPSPILFYPISSTEVRCLVDVPGQKVPSIANGEMANYLKTVVAPQVPPEIHDSFVAAIDKGNIRTMPNRSMPAAPHPTPGALLMGDAFNMRHPLTGGGMTVALSDIVVLRNLLRPLRDLNDAPTLCKYLESFYTLRKPVASTINTLAGALYKVFCASPDQARKEMREACFDYLSLGGVFSTGPVSLLSGLNPRPLSLVLHFFAVAVYGVGRLCLPFPSPSRVWIGARLISGASGIIFPIIKAEGVRQMFFPATVPAYYRAPPVKGDN from the exons ATGGTGGCGGTGGCTTTGGATCAGTACGCGTTGGGAGCGACGATCGTCGTCTCAGTTTTCGCGCTCGTCGTTGCGATTTATACCTTCGTCGCCGCGAAGAAAAAAGTCGCCGGAGAGGCGCCAACCGAGGCGGTGAACTGCGTCGTCTCCGCCGCTAACGGAGAATGTAGATCCGCTAACGCCGCCGCCGACGTTATCATCGTCGGTGCTGGCGTCGCCGGCTCCGCTCTCGCTCACACTCTCGGCAAG GATGGACGTAGGGTTCACGTGATTGAAAGAGATTTAACAGAGCCTGACCGAATTGTTGGTGAATTGCTACAACCTGGGGGCTATCTCAAATTAATTGAGTTAGGGCTTGAAG ATTGTGTGAACGAAATTGACGCGCAGCGCGTGTTTGGTTATGCACTTTTTAAGGATGGGAAAAACACCCGACTCTCTTATCCCTTGGAGAAATTTCACTCAGATGTGTCTGGAAGGAGCTTTCACAATGGGCGCTTCATAATGAGGATGCGGGAGAAGTCTGCTTCCCTTCCCAA TGTACGATTGGAGCAAGGAACTGTTACCTCTCTGCTTGAAGAAAATGGAACAGTTAAAGGCGTGCAATACAAGACTAAAGATGGAAAAGAAATGACGGCATATGCACCTTTAACTGTTGTTTGTGATGGCTGTTTCTCAAACTTGCGTCGCTCCCTTTGCAATCCTCAG GTTGATATTCCCTCTTGTTTTGTTGGTTTGGTTCTGGAGAATTGTGAACTTCCTTATGCAAATCACGGGCATGTCATACTTGCAGACCCTTCCCCCATTTTGTTTTATCCTATTAGTAGCACGGAGGTTCGCTGTCTGGTTGATGTACCCGGACAGAAAGTTCCATCTATTGCAAATGGTGAAATGGCAAACTATTTGAAGACTGTCGTGGCCCCTCAG GTCCCCCCTGAAATACATGATTCTTTTGTTGCTGCTATTGATAAAGGTAACATTAGGACAATGCCCAACAGAAGCATGCCAGCTGCTCCCCATCCTACTCCTGGTGCCTTGTTAATGGGGGATGCATTCAACATGCGCCACCCCTTGACTGGGGGAGGAATGACTGTGGCATTGTCTGATATCGTTGTGCTACGGAATCTTCTCAGGCCTTTGAGAGACTTAAATGATGCACCTACCCTCTGCAAGTATCTTGAATCCTTCTACACCCTGCGTAAG CCAGTGGCATCCACTATTAATACTTTGGCAGGGGCCTTGTACAAGGTCTTTTGTGCTTCACCTGATCAAGCGAGGAAGGAAATGCGCGAGGCTTGCTTTGATTATTTAAGTCTTGGAGGTGTATTCTCAACAGGACCAGTTTCTCTACTCTCAGGGTTGAACCCTCGCCCATTGAGCTTGGTTCTCCATTTTTTCGCTGTTGCAGTATATGGTGTTGGCCGCTTATGCCTGCCCTTTCCTTCACCTTCACGCGTCTGGATTGGAGCCAGATTAATTTCG GGTGCATCAGGAATCATCTTCCCCATAATCAAGGCCGAAGGAGTTAGGCAAATGTTCTTCCCTGCGACTGTTCCAGCTTATTACAGAGCTCCACCTGTTAAGGGAGATAATTAA